The sequence CCTGCCGTTCGCGGTCAGCGATCCTCCCTTCCGCCAGGGCGATTTCCTGGCGCTGAAAAGCCAGGCGGAAGATCAATGGCTGGTTTTTGACCTGGCCAGGATGGAAACCCGGTTTGCCCTGCGCGACCTGCGGGCCAAACAGATCCTGGGCGTCGATGGCGATCATCTGGTGTATGTGGATGGGGAAAACCTGGTGGTGCACAGCCGGCAGGAGCCGGCCGGACTCTTTCGCTGGCCGGCCGTTGAAAAGAAATTTTTCAAACTGGGCCAGAACCTGGAACGGCAGCCGTTCATTTCCGGTGGCGCCATCATTATCGCCCCGGCCGACAACAATGTCTTGCGCGTGAGCAACAGCGGCAGCGTGCGCTGGTGGCTGGCACTCCATTCCATCCCGCAATTCGATCTCCTGCCCATGGCCGACCATCTGGCCGCCTTCTTAATGAACCAGGAAATCAAATTCATCAACCTCCGCCGCCAGCAGGAAACGGTCTTTAAAATTAATGGCCGCCCAACCGGCATGCCTCTGGCCTATCAGCACGACCTGTATTTTTTTCTGGCAGCCGAAAAAATGCAGAAACTGCAGCGCGTCGGCAACCAGGTTGGCATTGAATTGACTCTGACTCCCGACAAAGCACTGTTGCTGGGCAACCCCATCACGTTTTCTATCCTGACCAACAATCTGCTCAAACCCCGTCTCCTGGCCACAATCCGCGATGAGGCCGGGCAAACGGTTTTAACTAAAAAAATCGAGCTGGCCAAGAGCGCTCTGCTGGTGTGGATACCCGTGCAGGCGGGAATTTATCGAATGCATGTGAGCGCTGCGGCGCTGAACCGTATTGAAGAGAAAGAGATTTCTTTTCAGGTTTTCGATCCGCGTGAAATTTTCCTGAATTTGTACCTGTTTTTTTAACGGAACCCGGAGGAACGATGAAAAAGCTACGCCTGCTTCTGCTGGCCGTCGCGGTCTTGGGGTTTGCCGCCCCGGCCCAGGAAAGAAACGTGTGCATCCTGGAAACCGCCAAGGGCACGCTGGCTTTTGAAATGTTTCCCGAAGTGGCGCCGCGCACGGTGGCCCGGATCAGCGAACTGATCGCCGCCGGTTTTTTCGACGGCCTTGTATTCCATCGCGTGGTGGCCGATTTCGTAGTCCAGGCCGGCGATCCGACCGGCACGGGCGAAGGCGGCTCGGGCCAGACCATCCCCGCCGAATTTTCGCATCTCCATTATATCCGCGGCAGCGTGGGCATGGCCCGCAACGATGATATCCATTCCAACGACAGCCAGTTTTTCATTTGCATCAGCGATCAACCGCATCTGGACGGCAAATACACCCTGTTCGGGCAGGTGATCCGCGGCGCGGAGGTTTTGGATCGCATCCGCCAGGGCGACAAGATCCTGTCCATGCGCCTGGAAAAAAAGTAAATGTTCGCCCCCCTGGCTTCCTGGCTCCGCGGCCAAGGCATCGTTTGCCGGGAAAACGCCGCCATCGGCCCTTTCCTCTATTTCAAGATCGGCGGCAAGGTCGGATTGCTCGTCGTTTGCACGTCGCCGGCCCAGATGGCTGCCAGCCTGCAGAAGATCATCGCCGCGGGGATTCCCCACCTGGTCATCGGCGGCGGCTCCAACATCGCTTTCGCGGACGACCTGACCGAGGCCGTGGCGCTGGTTTACCAGAGTGCGCTGAAGCCGTCGGCGGCCGCGCGCCTTGTGGACGGCCAGGCGCTGCAGGTCGACGGCGGCGTTAAAAACCAGGTTTTCCTCTCCTGGTGCGCCGCAGGCGGCGCCGGCGGCTTTGAGTTTTTGTCCGGCATCCCCGGCACCATGGGCGGGGCGGCGGCGGTCAACGCCGGCGCTTTCGCGAGTTCCATGGCCGATGTCGTGCTGGGCGCCGATATCCTGGACAGTCGCGGCACCGTGGCGGCGATTGACGCCGACCGTTTTGCCTTCGGTTACCGCGAATCGCGCTTCAAGTTTGGCACGGAAACGATCCTGTCCCTGCGCCTGAAATACAGCCCGGCCGAGCCGGCGGCCATCGCCGCCGGAATCAAGAAAAACCTGGATTACCGGCTGAGCCACCATCCTTCCTACCGCACCCCTTCGGCCGGCTGTTTTTTCAAGAACCCCTCCCTGGGTTCAGGCAGGCGTTCGGCCGGAAAACTCATCGAGGCGTGCGGTTTGAAGGGCGTAACCTGCGGCGGCCTTGCCGTGGCTGTTGAGCACGGCAATTTTTTGCTCAACCGCGGCCATGCTTCCTTCGCCGACCTGCAATGCTTGGAAAACGAAATCAAAAAGACCGTGGCAACGCGCACCGGGGTCGATCTGGAGCGGGAAGTGATTTACGTGGCGGCGGACGGAAAAAAATACTGACGAAAGCGCCGTTTCCAGGATAAAAAAAAGAGCCCTCCGGGCGGAGGGCTCATTCGCTTAAAACTCGCTTAAATGATTTATTGAAGCTTTCTGGCAGAGCGCGTGGCCATGGGCAGTTTGCCGCTGCCGGCGCTGCCGCTCGTGCGGGTCGCCGTCCAGGTGCCGGTGTCGACGACGGCGTTGTTATTAAGGTACTGCACCGTTCCGCTCATTTTGTCTTTTTCGTCAAACGCGCCGTCGAATACCCATTTGTATGTATAACCGGCGATAGAGAATTCGAAGTGGACGTTCTTGCCGTCGACGGTGTAGGTGCCCGTATCGTCGAATTCTGCCAGTGTCAAGGTGCCCGATGCCTTGTCGCCGCTGAAGATGATGGTCGTGGCTCCCTCCGTCCAGATGGTATCGGTTTCGCTCCAGGTGCCGACGATGTCGTAACTGGTCTTCAAGACCACCAGGAACAGGACGGCGGCCACGGCGACGACACCCACCCCGATCAGCACGATGGGCAGGATGCTCTTTTTCTTGCCCACAACCCCGCTGTTGCCCTCTTCCTCGATGAAGCGCGGCCCTTGTTCCGTGTTGGCCGCACTGATTTGCTCGGTCGTGTTGGCGGCGGCCGCTTCGCAGGGCATGGTGGAGACCTGCAACAGTCCCATGAATGTCAACGTGACCAGCAGCGCGACCCATTTTTGTTGCTTTTTGATCATGATCAATTGCCT comes from Candidatus Aminicenantes bacterium and encodes:
- a CDS encoding peptidylprolyl isomerase, whose amino-acid sequence is MKKLRLLLLAVAVLGFAAPAQERNVCILETAKGTLAFEMFPEVAPRTVARISELIAAGFFDGLVFHRVVADFVVQAGDPTGTGEGGSGQTIPAEFSHLHYIRGSVGMARNDDIHSNDSQFFICISDQPHLDGKYTLFGQVIRGAEVLDRIRQGDKILSMRLEKK
- the murB gene encoding UDP-N-acetylmuramate dehydrogenase yields the protein MFAPLASWLRGQGIVCRENAAIGPFLYFKIGGKVGLLVVCTSPAQMAASLQKIIAAGIPHLVIGGGSNIAFADDLTEAVALVYQSALKPSAAARLVDGQALQVDGGVKNQVFLSWCAAGGAGGFEFLSGIPGTMGGAAAVNAGAFASSMADVVLGADILDSRGTVAAIDADRFAFGYRESRFKFGTETILSLRLKYSPAEPAAIAAGIKKNLDYRLSHHPSYRTPSAGCFFKNPSLGSGRRSAGKLIEACGLKGVTCGGLAVAVEHGNFLLNRGHASFADLQCLENEIKKTVATRTGVDLEREVIYVAADGKKY